One segment of Neobacillus endophyticus DNA contains the following:
- a CDS encoding glycosyltransferase → MSSISLCMIVKNEEQFLENCLNSVKDVVSEMIIVDTGSEDRTIEIAKKYGATIVETEWKNDFASARNLGIEQARGEWILFLDADEEINKDSIPELKMWAEYQDADAYFLRVYNHFGEKGKEASVNPTIRMFRNRKEHYFIGPIHEQIAESIQLANPDARFVMTNVCIDHYGYSPSIRSKKNKTARNIKLLEKELEKNPNNAFHLYNIGIEYLQLLDFEKALEAFRKSRSLVSPKINYTHLLYKCEARCLAALNRVQEAIDCCDSGIHLYPDYTDLHHYKGSFYMVLGDFPAAKKSLNRAIKLSETRKYHTEAGIGTFTTHYLLGLVHESLSEDDRAVENYFKSYQYTPNSYRPLYRIFQLLRVTDRQQDLRLLLKRKFKMESHEERQIILNILLRTHCYRTAMDLIESWLAKYDCKSPELKHWLQIKEECELLNENSNKIQAAQLLHQCNLFHFINENDQEAHLPVNLVPSLDGQSLSSILDSERIARILYSYGYFRAFQQYIQKWKEKHSQMEEDFQAHSVLQIVHTLAYNAEMHFDAVLKNNPSANLIQSAKITLPFDEGFIE, encoded by the coding sequence ATGAGCAGCATCTCTCTCTGCATGATCGTCAAAAATGAAGAACAGTTTTTGGAGAATTGTTTAAATAGTGTAAAAGATGTTGTTTCAGAAATGATTATTGTCGATACTGGTTCAGAAGACCGAACGATTGAAATTGCCAAAAAATATGGGGCAACAATAGTCGAAACGGAATGGAAAAATGATTTTGCATCAGCGAGGAACCTTGGAATTGAACAGGCTAGAGGGGAATGGATTTTATTTTTGGATGCGGATGAAGAAATAAATAAGGACTCGATCCCTGAATTAAAAATGTGGGCAGAGTACCAGGATGCAGATGCTTACTTTTTAAGGGTGTATAACCATTTCGGGGAAAAAGGGAAAGAGGCGAGCGTCAATCCAACGATCCGTATGTTTCGCAACCGAAAAGAACATTATTTTATAGGTCCAATTCATGAACAAATTGCTGAAAGCATCCAACTCGCCAATCCCGATGCAAGATTTGTGATGACGAATGTTTGTATTGACCACTATGGGTACAGTCCATCGATTCGCTCGAAAAAGAACAAGACGGCTAGAAATATTAAGCTATTAGAAAAAGAGCTTGAGAAAAATCCAAATAATGCTTTCCATTTATATAATATTGGGATTGAATACTTGCAGCTTTTAGACTTTGAAAAAGCGCTGGAGGCGTTTCGTAAATCAAGAAGTCTCGTCAGTCCTAAAATTAATTATACCCACCTTCTATATAAGTGCGAAGCCCGTTGTTTAGCAGCACTTAATCGAGTACAAGAAGCAATCGACTGCTGTGATTCGGGGATCCATTTATATCCCGACTATACGGATCTTCATCATTACAAAGGATCGTTCTATATGGTTCTCGGGGATTTTCCTGCCGCAAAAAAGAGTTTAAACAGGGCAATTAAGCTATCAGAAACGAGAAAATATCATACGGAAGCTGGAATTGGAACTTTCACAACGCATTATTTACTTGGGTTGGTACATGAAAGCCTAAGTGAAGATGACCGGGCGGTGGAAAACTATTTTAAATCCTATCAATATACTCCTAATAGCTACCGCCCGCTTTACCGGATATTTCAATTACTGAGAGTCACAGATCGGCAGCAAGATTTACGTCTATTATTAAAACGTAAATTTAAAATGGAATCACATGAAGAACGGCAAATTATCCTCAATATACTACTTCGTACCCACTGCTATCGTACAGCCATGGATCTAATTGAAAGCTGGTTGGCGAAATATGACTGTAAATCTCCGGAATTGAAACATTGGCTGCAAATTAAAGAAGAGTGTGAATTGCTCAATGAAAATAGCAATAAAATACAAGCTGCCCAACTTTTGCACCAATGCAATTTGTTCCATTTCATAAATGAAAATGACCAAGAGGCACATCTACCTGTTAACTTGGTCCCAAGCTTAGATGGTCAATCTTTGTCTTCCATTCTCGATTCGGAAAGGATTGCGCGGATTCTATATTCATACGGTTATTTTCGTGCATTTCAACAATACATTCAAAAGTGGAAAGAAAAACACTCACAAATGGAGGAAGATTTTCAAGCGCATTCCGTTTTACAAATTGTTCATACACTTGCCTATAATGCGGAAATGCATTTCGATGCTGTTTTAAAGAACAATCCTTCAGCTAATCTTATTCAATCCGCCAAAATTACCCTGCCATTTGATGAGGGATTTATAGAATAA